The sequence below is a genomic window from Sorangiineae bacterium MSr12523.
GGGCACGGGCACGGGCACGGGGTGGCGCGGCTTCTTGGACACCGTGCGGAGTATTGGGCGCGGCGAGGTAGGGCCGATTGCCCATCGCATCGAGCGGCAGATCCGGCGCGTCGAGGAGCACGCACCCGGGCAGCGCGATGTCGCCGTGATCGCGGGCATGGCGCTCACCATGTTGGGGGTGAAGGCGCTGAAAATTCTGCCCAGCATTCCCTTTGCGCCCGGCCATAAGTTGGTCATCCTCACGCCGCTCTACATCGCAGCCACCGTGCTCTCGACATCGCGCTTCGGTGCGACGATGACGGGCCTCACCATGGGAACCGTCGCCTTCCTCTTGGGCGACGGACGCTATGGCATCTTCGAGATCGTCAAGCACGTCACCCCGGGCATCCTTTGCGATCTGCTCGTGCCCTGGGTGATGCGCATGGCGTCTCCCGGTCGCTTCGTATGGTCCGCCTTGGGCGGGGTCATTGGTGCGGGTCGATTTGCGACCATCTTTTGCGTCACCCTCGCCGTGCAGGCACCGGCGGTGGCTTATGCGATGCTTGTACCCGGATTCGCCATCCACACCGGATTCGGCATTCTCTCGGGTTACGTGAGCTACCACCTCGTGAACGCCCTGGAGGGCTTCTCATGAAAGCGTTGAAAAACCTGGTGACCGGCGACGGCCGCACCCATATCGCGTCCAAATTGATGCGCGAATCGCTCGTCGATCGCCGCACCGTCGCCACCACGGCCTCCGAGCAAGAATTCCGAATCTTGCCCGACGTCACCTTGGTCGGACTGGGCGGTCACTCCATCTTCGATCGCGGCAAGGAGGCCCTCGTCCCGCTCGCGAACGAGCTCGCCGCCATCCGCCAGCATCACAAACTCGTCCTCGGTGTGGGCGGTGGCACCCGCGTGCGGCATACGGTGGCCATCGCGCTCGACCTCGGCCTGCCCACCGGAGGTATCGCGCAGTTGGTGGGCGCCATGGAGGAGGCCAACGCCGTCTTCCTGAATGCGCTTCTCGCCAAACATGGCTCCATCGTCATGCA
It includes:
- a CDS encoding energy-coupling factor transporter transmembrane protein EcfT, which gives rise to MIDPRLRVLYLVAIAVGAFAVKGLAWLVALAGSQAALWLVVGLPPQRLVRQVTKLWGFALFILVSYALTSDDPATDAWKHVPVLGHSLAVNVGGVLVGAAMLLRVVSVILASQVARAGDGRAIAAGLGKLGVKKTIAASIDAVLALLGQGGGGGGGGGGGGGRGRGTGTGTGTGTGWRGFLDTVRSIGRGEVGPIAHRIERQIRRVEEHAPGQRDVAVIAGMALTMLGVKALKILPSIPFAPGHKLVILTPLYIAATVLSTSRFGATMTGLTMGTVAFLLGDGRYGIFEIVKHVTPGILCDLLVPWVMRMASPGRFVWSALGGVIGAGRFATIFCVTLAVQAPAVAYAMLVPGFAIHTGFGILSGYVSYHLVNALEGFS